A stretch of Drosophila gunungcola strain Sukarami chromosome 3L unlocalized genomic scaffold, Dgunungcola_SK_2 000002F, whole genome shotgun sequence DNA encodes these proteins:
- the LOC128257549 gene encoding fibrous sheath CABYR-binding protein isoform X1: MFLLAAFCLALTAMGGQARPLEPTAQHIVIVTPQAQVHLEPALRYVHGLSPLARVSSPHHHEETIVYVPAGTAAQVVPVVDAVGSGRAGGAPETKQWENTGEIANQIQQVSQQGVEIVSGQLSEAAASAASAGAGFFPSLFPPSGSKKEEKIELIETPANTQPLIATEARHFYSIPQVYHTPVVDVVHGPVYTWPISAIRARSIQQEPEPELVATDAGLKLALKAEPQAEIQPEPQALLKEQLQPLLIKEQPQPLPQPLPQALPLLKEQHLEQAALEQQKPIIAEASEPKAEFAGRLLESNAIKQELKDAEIAKEQLKEDPAKIQQQEELIKAIPAEPLPKTIQPEPLTKTIAAEAIQAEQPQQQEIQQIIPAQPAEIVADAIKPLA; this comes from the exons ATGTTCCTCCTCGCGGCCTTTTGCCTGGCCCTGACGGCGATGGGTGGTCAGGCCAGGCCCCTGGAGCCCACGGCCCAGCACATCGTGATCGTGACCCCGCAGGCGCAGGTTCATCTGGAGCCGGCCCTCCGCTATGTCCATGGCCTGTCGCCACTGGCCCGCGTGTCCTCGCCGCACCACCACGAGGAGACCATTGTATATGTGCCGGCCGGAACTGCAGCGCAGGTGGTGCCCGTTGTGGATGCCGTCGGATCTGGCCGTGCTGGCGGTGCGCCGGAGACCAAGCAGTGGGAGAATACGGGCGAGATCGCCAACCAGATCCAGCAGGTTTCGCAGCAGGGCGTCGAGATCGTGAGTGGACAGTTGAGCGAGGCGGCAGCATCCGCAGCCTCCGCCGGAGCGGGCTTCTTCCCCTCCCTGTTCCCGCCCAGCGGCTCCAAGAAGGAGGAGAAGATTGAGCTGATCGAGACGCCGGCCAACACGCAGCCACTGATTGCCACCGAGGCCCGGCACTTCTACAGCATTCCCCAGGTGTATCACACGCCGGTGGTGGATGTGGTCCATGGTCCCGTCTACACCTGGCCCATTTCGGCCATCCGTGCACGCAGCATCCAGCAGGAACCGGAACCGGAGCTGGTGGCCACCGATGCTGGCCTGAAACTGGCCTTGAAGGCAGAGCCACAGGCGGAGATACAGCCAGAGCCACAGGCCTTGTTGAAAGAGCAGCTGCAGCCGTTGTTGATcaaggagcagccacagccactGCCACAGCCACTGCCACAGGCACTGCCACTGCTGAAGGAGCAGCACTTGGAGCAGGCTGCCTTGGAGCAGCAGAAGCCCATCATTGCCGAGGCCAGCGAGCCGAAGGCCGAGTTCGCAGGACGTCTGCTGGAGAGCAATGCCATCAAGCAGGAGCTAAAGGATGCCGAGATCGCCAAGGAGCAGCTGAAAGAGGATC CAGCCAAGAttcagcagcaggaggagctgaTCAAGGCCATTCCGGCTGAGCCGCTGCCCAAAACCATCCAGCCGGAGCCGCTGACCAAGACCATTGCCGCCGAGGCCATCCAGGCcgagcagccgcagcagcaggagaTCCAGCAGATCATTCCTGCGCAGCCAGCAGAGATCGTTGCAGATGCCATTAAGCCGCTGGCTTAG
- the LOC128257549 gene encoding uncharacterized protein LOC128257549 isoform X2, producing MFLLAAFCLALTAMGGQARPLEPTAQHIVIVTPQAQVHLEPALRYVHGLSPLARVSSPHHHEETIVYVPAGTAAQVVPVVDAVGSGRAGGAPETKQWENTGEIANQIQQVSQQGVEIVSGQLSEAAASAASAGAGFFPSLFPPSGSKKEEKIELIETPANTQPLIATEARHFYSIPQVYHTPVVDVVHGPVYTWPISAIRARSIQQEPEPELVATDAGLKLALKAEPQAEIQPEPQALLKEQLQPLLIKEQPQPLPQPLPQALPLLKEQHLEQAALEQQKPIIAEASEPKAEFAGRLLESNAIKQELKDAEIAKEQLKEDPKIQQQEELIKAIPAEPLPKTIQPEPLTKTIAAEAIQAEQPQQQEIQQIIPAQPAEIVADAIKPLA from the exons ATGTTCCTCCTCGCGGCCTTTTGCCTGGCCCTGACGGCGATGGGTGGTCAGGCCAGGCCCCTGGAGCCCACGGCCCAGCACATCGTGATCGTGACCCCGCAGGCGCAGGTTCATCTGGAGCCGGCCCTCCGCTATGTCCATGGCCTGTCGCCACTGGCCCGCGTGTCCTCGCCGCACCACCACGAGGAGACCATTGTATATGTGCCGGCCGGAACTGCAGCGCAGGTGGTGCCCGTTGTGGATGCCGTCGGATCTGGCCGTGCTGGCGGTGCGCCGGAGACCAAGCAGTGGGAGAATACGGGCGAGATCGCCAACCAGATCCAGCAGGTTTCGCAGCAGGGCGTCGAGATCGTGAGTGGACAGTTGAGCGAGGCGGCAGCATCCGCAGCCTCCGCCGGAGCGGGCTTCTTCCCCTCCCTGTTCCCGCCCAGCGGCTCCAAGAAGGAGGAGAAGATTGAGCTGATCGAGACGCCGGCCAACACGCAGCCACTGATTGCCACCGAGGCCCGGCACTTCTACAGCATTCCCCAGGTGTATCACACGCCGGTGGTGGATGTGGTCCATGGTCCCGTCTACACCTGGCCCATTTCGGCCATCCGTGCACGCAGCATCCAGCAGGAACCGGAACCGGAGCTGGTGGCCACCGATGCTGGCCTGAAACTGGCCTTGAAGGCAGAGCCACAGGCGGAGATACAGCCAGAGCCACAGGCCTTGTTGAAAGAGCAGCTGCAGCCGTTGTTGATcaaggagcagccacagccactGCCACAGCCACTGCCACAGGCACTGCCACTGCTGAAGGAGCAGCACTTGGAGCAGGCTGCCTTGGAGCAGCAGAAGCCCATCATTGCCGAGGCCAGCGAGCCGAAGGCCGAGTTCGCAGGACGTCTGCTGGAGAGCAATGCCATCAAGCAGGAGCTAAAGGATGCCGAGATCGCCAAGGAGCAGCTGAAAGAGGATC CCAAGAttcagcagcaggaggagctgaTCAAGGCCATTCCGGCTGAGCCGCTGCCCAAAACCATCCAGCCGGAGCCGCTGACCAAGACCATTGCCGCCGAGGCCATCCAGGCcgagcagccgcagcagcaggagaTCCAGCAGATCATTCCTGCGCAGCCAGCAGAGATCGTTGCAGATGCCATTAAGCCGCTGGCTTAG